In Solimonas sp. K1W22B-7, the DNA window ACAGGCCGGCGATGAAGATCACCATGCCGCCGAAGGCCCGCAGGGCGGTATCCAGTTCGGGAATGCTGCGGCGGGTTTCCAGCGACAGCCGGCCGTAGCGCAGGATGCAGCCCATGAACAGCGCACCCAGCAGGGGCATGGCGCGGTCGCGCATGGCCACGTCCGCGGGAAAGCGTCCCTGCCAGACCAGCAGCCACAGGGCCGACAGCAGGGCCGCCAGGGCAAACCAGGGTACGGACGGGTCGTCGCGGTGCCGGACGGAACCGGCCAGGGCGAAAAGGCCGATCGCCAGCAGGAAGCCGAAATACAGGCTGCTGATCGAGTCGGGGTAGGGGGTCCCCAGGATCAGGGATTCGGGCATCAGCCGGCCCCCGGGGTCGCCCTGGACCCCTCCCTGCGCTCTTGTGCGATGGCGTTCATGTGGTCAGCCATTCTGGCATTAAGTACGCCCGGATGGCGACGGGAATTCCACACCCGTCCTGTCAACGCCCGGACAGTCACTGCGTTGCAACATCAGGTGACACAATACCGCTGCTAAGCTTTCCGACCCCCGTCTTTCCAACCTGCCACTTCCGCATTCATGAATTCCAACAATGGAGTGCGCCACGGCCAGCCCGGCCGGCGCCTGGGCCTCTGGGCCGTCGTCGCCCTGCTGCTGATCGCCGGACTCTGGTTCGGCCGCAGTCTCTGGGCCGGCAAGAAAGAACCCGAATACACCACCGTGACCGTGGAACGCGGCGACGTGGTGGCCAAGGTCACCGCCACCGGCACGGTGTCGGCCCTGGTCACGGTGCAGGTCGGCAGCCAGGTCAGCGGCCGCATCCAGGAACTGCATGCCGACTTCAATTCCCAGGTCAAGAAGGGCCAGCTGATCGCCAAGATCGACCCGCGCCTGTTCCTGGCCGAGCTGGAACAGCAGCAGGCCAATGTCCAGGCGGCGCAGGCCAACCTGACCCGGTCGAAGGTCCAGGCGCAGGACGCGCGCCGCCAGGCCAGGCGGGCCGACGAGCTGTCCCCGCGCGGCCTGATCTCGCAGAGCGAGCGCGATACCGCCCAGGCCACGGCCGAGGCGGCCGAGGCGACCGTGGTGTCGTCGCAGGCTTCGCTGGCGCAGGCCCGCGCGGCCCTGAACCGTGCCCAGGTGAATCTCAACTATACCGACATCATCTCGCCTACCGACGGCGTGGTGATCTCGCGCAGCGTCGACGTGGGCCAGACCGTGGCGGCCTCGCTGCAGGCGCCGGTGCTGTTCACCATCGCCCAGGACCTGCGGCAGATGCAGGTGGACACCAGCGTCGCCGAATCCGACGTGGGCAAGCTGGCGGCCGGCATGAAAGCCAATTTCACCGTGGACGCCTACCCGGGCGAGCGTTTCCGCGGCGAAGTGCGCCAGGTGCGCGATGCTGCCACCACCACCCAGAACGTGGTCACCTATGACGCCGTGCTGGACGTGAAGAACGAGGAACTCAAGCTCAAGCCCGGCATGACCGCCAACGTCACCTTCGTCTACGCGCGCCGCGAGGCGGTGCTGAAGGTGCCCAACGCGGCGCTGCGCTTCCGCATGCCGAACACGGGCAAGGACAAGGCCAAGGACAGCAAGGCGGCGGGCCAGGACAAGAGCGGTTCGCAGGGGCAGCCGCAGGGCGAGCGCCCTGCACAGGGTGCCCAGGCGGGTGGCGAGGGTGCAGGCGGCGGTGGCAACGGCGAGCGTCGCCGGCGCAACCGTGGCGAGGACGGCAATCCGGGCGCACCGCGCACGGTCTACGTGCTGCGCGAGGGCAAGGCGCTGCCGGTGGAGATCAAGACCGGCATTTCCGACGGCAGCAATACCGAGGTGGTGGAGGGCGGCCTGGTGGAAGGCGACGAGCTGATCACCGACATGCCGGGCGCCGAAGACGACAAGCCGCGCGCCGCTGCGCCCGGCATGCGCATGTTCTAGGACCTGCCGACGCCATGGCATTGATCGAGCTGCGCGACGTCACCCGTGAGTACCACATGGGCGACGTCGAAGTGCGCGCGCTGCGCGGCGTGACGCTGGACATCGAGGTCGGGGAGTTCGTCGCCATCATGGGCACCTCCGGATCCGGCAAGTCCACGCTGATGAACACCCTGGGCTGCCTGGACCGGCCCACGGCCGGCAGTTACCGCCTGGATGGCCGCGAGACCTCGACGCTGGGCCGCGACGAGCTGGCGACGATCCGCAACCGCACGCTGGGCTTCGTGTTCCAGAACTTCAACCTGCTGGCGCGCACCAGCGCGCTGGAGAACGTGGAACTGCCGCTGCTGTATGCGGGCGTGCCGGCGGGCGAGCGCCATGCCCGCGCGGCGGCTTCGCTGGAGCGCGTGGGCCTGGGCAAGCGCCTGGATCACACGCCGAGCCAGCTCTCCGGTGGCCAGCAACAGCGCGTGGCGATCGCCCGCGCCCTGGTCGGCGAGCCCCGGGTCATCCTGGCCGACGAGCCCACCGGCAACCTCGACTCCGCCACCAGCCTGGAGGTCATGGCGCTGCTGCAGTCGCTGGGCCGCTCCGGCATCACGGTGATCCTGGTGACGCACGAGCACGACATTGCCGAATACGCCGCACGCAACATCGTGATGAAGGACGGCCAGGTGATCAGCGACATCCGTCGCGAGCCGGTGACTGCGGAGCTGCCGGCATGAACCTGCTCGCGATCATCCGCGTCGCTGTCCGCGCGCTGTTGCGCAACCGCCTGCGCTCCTTCCTCACCGCCCTGGGCATCATCATCGGCGTCGCCGCGGTGATCGCCATGGTGTCGATCGGCGAGGGCGCCAAGGCGCGCGTCGAGGCCAGCTTCTCGGCCATGGGCACCAACCTGCTGGTGGTGCGTTCGGGCTCCAGTTCCACCGGCGGCTCGCGCGGCGGCTTCGGCAGCCAGCCGACGCTGACCTGGGACGACCTCAAGGCGATCCAGACCGAGCTGGCCTCGGTGAAGTACGCCGCCCCTGAACTGCGCAGCAATGCGCCGCTGATCTCCGAGGAGCAGAACTGGACCACGCGCGTGGCCGGCGTCACCTCGGATTACATGCTGGCGCGCAACTGGCGGCTCGCCAGCGGCAGTTCGCTGCCGGAGGACCCGGAGTCCAGCTCCAAGGTGGTGCTGCTGGGCCAGACCGTGGTGGAGAAGCTGTACGGTGCCTACTCCGACCCGGTGGGCCAGATCGTACGCATCCGCAACGTGCCCTTCGAGGTGATCGGCGTGCTGGCGCCCAAGGGCCAGTCGCCGATGGGCGACGACTACGACGACACCGCCCTGGTGCCGGTGCGCGCCTACGCCGAGAAGCTGCAGGGCGGCCTGAAGAAGTACATCGCCGGCACGATCTACGTCAGCGCCGCGCCCGGGATTCCGACCTCCAAGGCCGAGAACGACGTCGCCAACCTGCTGCGCGACCGTCACCGCATCCGCCTGGGCGCCGAGGACGACTTCAACGTGCGCAACCTGGCCGAGATGGCCAGCGCGCAGGAGGAAAGCACCAGCACCCTGACCACGCTGCTGGCCGCGATCGCCGCGGTGTCGCTGCTGGTAGGCGGCATCGGCGTGATGAACATCATGCTGGTGTCGGTCACCGAGCGTACCCGCGAGATCGGCGTGCGCATGGCGGTGGGCGCCAGGCCGCGCGATATCCTGATGCAGTTCCTGGTCGAGGCCCTGGTGCTGGCCCTGATCGGCGGCCTCACCGGCGTGGCGCTGGGCATCACCATCGCCCAGCAGCTGTCTGCCTCCTTCGGCTGGCCGCTGCTGATCCGGGTGGACGTGGTACTGCTGGCGGTGGCGGTGAGCGCCGCGGTGGGTATCGGCTTCGGCCTCTACCCGGCACGCAAGGCGGCGCAGCTGGATCCGATCGAGGCACTGCGCTACGAGTAAAGCGTGTTGCGCCGCCAGTAAAGTAGCGCAGGGACATATGCGCCAAAAGGGGGATGCGCTGCCGACGGTTTCGGGCATGCTGCGATCCGGTGCATCATTCGCATCCCCCTGACAGTCCAAGGTCCTGATGTCCCAGTCTTCCAAGCGCCATATCCTGATCACCGGCGGCGGTTCCGGCCTGGGGGCTGCCACCGCGCGCCTGCTGGCCGCGCAGGGTCACCGCCTGACCCTGGTCGGGCGCCGTGCCGACGCCCTGGAGCAGGTCGCCGCGCCGCTCTGCGGGATGGGCGCCGACGTGCGGGTGCAGGCCTGCGACATCGGCGATACGGCCGCCATCGACGCGCTCTATGCCCGCTTCGGCACCGAGACGCCGGATGGCCTGGTCGGCAGTGCCGCGCTGCTGCTGATCAAGCCGTTCATGCAGACCACGCTGGAGGAGTACGACCAGGTCATGGACGTCAACGTCCGTGGGCTCTGGTATCTCTGCCAGCAGGCGTTCCGCACGATGAGTGCACGCGGCGGCGGCGACATCGTGCTGGTGTCCTCGCTGTCGGGCATCCGCGGCCTGCAGATCGCGCCGGGCAAGAGCGTCTATACGCCCAGCAAGCACGCCGTCACCGGCCTGACCGAGGCCCTGGCCTTCGACGGCCGCGAATTCAACATCCGCGTCAACGCGGTGGCACCGGGCTACATGAAGACCGAGATGAACGCGCGCTTCGGCCTGTATGGCGGCGCGCAGGCGGAAGAGGTGGCCCCCAGCGTGGCCTATCTGCTGGACCGCGCGCAGTCCGGCGCGACCACCGGCACCACCCTGGAGGTGTTCTGCAATGGCTGATCCCCGGCCCGTCGTCACCCTGAGCCGCCGCGAGTCCTTCTGCGCCTCGCACCGCCTGTGGGAACCGACGCTGTCGCGCGAGGACAACTTCGCGCTCTACGGCAAATGCGCCCGCGACAACGGCCACGGCCACAACTACGTGCTGCAGGTGACCCTGCGCGGCGGCGTGGACCCGGCCACCGGCATGGTGGTGAACCTGGCGGACCTGAAGAACTTCCTGCGCGAGGAGATCATCGCGCGCGTGGACCACTACCACCTGAACTTCGACGTGGAGATGTTCAAGGGCATCAACCCCACTTCCGAGAACGTGGCGCTGGTGTTCTGGAAGGTCTGCCACGCGCGCTTCGGCGCGCTGCTGTCCGAGGTACGTGTCGAGGAGACGCCGGACAATATTGTCTGTTATCGGGGCGAGACGGCCTGAGTGAGAGTGCGTTGACCCGTAGCCCGGTTTGCCGCAGGCAAGCCGGGAGCGCGGGGACGCCTTGGCGATGACGCTCTTCCTTGCGAGTGTGTTCCCGGCTTCGCTGCGCGAATCCGGGCTACGTTCTCTTCAGGGATTCACTCCATCTGCCACTCGACGACAGCACCAAAGCTGCGCGGCTCGCCGTAGCGGCTGGCCAGGCGCGTGCCGGCCACCAGTGCCCCCTGGTCGTTCAACTCGTCGCCGAGGTTGCGGCCGTAGACCGCGAGGCTGAAGCCGGCGGGCAGCGCGTAGCCCAGCTTGGCGTTGAGCAGCACGCGGGCGTCGGCGCGCGAACGCGGGTCGTTGTCCGGGTCGCTGTAGAAAGCGCCGATGTAGTTGGCGGCGAGCTGGCCGCTGAGGCGGTGCCACCGCTTCAGCGTCAGGCCGATGCCGGCGGTCTCGCGCGGGGCATAGGGGAACTCGTTGCCCCTGTAGTCCGCGTCGTCCGCGTCCGTGGTGTCGCCGTCGCCGTTGAGGTCGTTGCCGAACTCGTCGAATTCGCTGCGCAGCAGGCCCAGCGTCAGGAAGGCTTCGAGCGGTCCGTCGAGCTTCCACAGCAGTTCCGTTTCCAGGCCGTAGTAGTGCGAGCGGCCGGCATTTTTCGTATAGGTGTTGAAGCCTGAGGTTTCGCCGATGGTGACCTGCTGGTCGCGCCAGCGGGTGTAGAACAGGTTGGCGTTGAGGGTCAGGCGCTGCTGCAGCCCGCTCGAGCGGGCCGACAGC includes these proteins:
- a CDS encoding efflux RND transporter periplasmic adaptor subunit, translating into MNSNNGVRHGQPGRRLGLWAVVALLLIAGLWFGRSLWAGKKEPEYTTVTVERGDVVAKVTATGTVSALVTVQVGSQVSGRIQELHADFNSQVKKGQLIAKIDPRLFLAELEQQQANVQAAQANLTRSKVQAQDARRQARRADELSPRGLISQSERDTAQATAEAAEATVVSSQASLAQARAALNRAQVNLNYTDIISPTDGVVISRSVDVGQTVAASLQAPVLFTIAQDLRQMQVDTSVAESDVGKLAAGMKANFTVDAYPGERFRGEVRQVRDAATTTQNVVTYDAVLDVKNEELKLKPGMTANVTFVYARREAVLKVPNAALRFRMPNTGKDKAKDSKAAGQDKSGSQGQPQGERPAQGAQAGGEGAGGGGNGERRRRNRGEDGNPGAPRTVYVLREGKALPVEIKTGISDGSNTEVVEGGLVEGDELITDMPGAEDDKPRAAAPGMRMF
- a CDS encoding ABC transporter ATP-binding protein, with protein sequence MALIELRDVTREYHMGDVEVRALRGVTLDIEVGEFVAIMGTSGSGKSTLMNTLGCLDRPTAGSYRLDGRETSTLGRDELATIRNRTLGFVFQNFNLLARTSALENVELPLLYAGVPAGERHARAAASLERVGLGKRLDHTPSQLSGGQQQRVAIARALVGEPRVILADEPTGNLDSATSLEVMALLQSLGRSGITVILVTHEHDIAEYAARNIVMKDGQVISDIRREPVTAELPA
- a CDS encoding ABC transporter permease; the encoded protein is MNLLAIIRVAVRALLRNRLRSFLTALGIIIGVAAVIAMVSIGEGAKARVEASFSAMGTNLLVVRSGSSSTGGSRGGFGSQPTLTWDDLKAIQTELASVKYAAPELRSNAPLISEEQNWTTRVAGVTSDYMLARNWRLASGSSLPEDPESSSKVVLLGQTVVEKLYGAYSDPVGQIVRIRNVPFEVIGVLAPKGQSPMGDDYDDTALVPVRAYAEKLQGGLKKYIAGTIYVSAAPGIPTSKAENDVANLLRDRHRIRLGAEDDFNVRNLAEMASAQEESTSTLTTLLAAIAAVSLLVGGIGVMNIMLVSVTERTREIGVRMAVGARPRDILMQFLVEALVLALIGGLTGVALGITIAQQLSASFGWPLLIRVDVVLLAVAVSAAVGIGFGLYPARKAAQLDPIEALRYE
- a CDS encoding SDR family NAD(P)-dependent oxidoreductase, whose translation is MSQSSKRHILITGGGSGLGAATARLLAAQGHRLTLVGRRADALEQVAAPLCGMGADVRVQACDIGDTAAIDALYARFGTETPDGLVGSAALLLIKPFMQTTLEEYDQVMDVNVRGLWYLCQQAFRTMSARGGGDIVLVSSLSGIRGLQIAPGKSVYTPSKHAVTGLTEALAFDGREFNIRVNAVAPGYMKTEMNARFGLYGGAQAEEVAPSVAYLLDRAQSGATTGTTLEVFCNG
- a CDS encoding 6-carboxytetrahydropterin synthase — translated: MADPRPVVTLSRRESFCASHRLWEPTLSREDNFALYGKCARDNGHGHNYVLQVTLRGGVDPATGMVVNLADLKNFLREEIIARVDHYHLNFDVEMFKGINPTSENVALVFWKVCHARFGALLSEVRVEETPDNIVCYRGETA